In Acidiferrobacteraceae bacterium, the following are encoded in one genomic region:
- a CDS encoding DUF721 domain-containing protein, which produces MNTARTVGDFLSGPLAQRLAERQARQEALRPAWDRSVSPELARHSSPLKLEQGRLTVQADGPIWAHRLRTEGGKLLQRLQAEMAEPVSELAVRVVPPEVELIPSRASVMRELSVHSRLLIDDVAVNIGDEDLRRALRRLARATD; this is translated from the coding sequence ATGAACACAGCACGAACGGTTGGTGATTTTCTCTCGGGTCCCCTGGCGCAGCGCCTCGCCGAACGCCAGGCCCGGCAGGAGGCCCTGCGGCCGGCCTGGGACCGCTCCGTGAGCCCGGAACTGGCCCGTCATAGCAGTCCCTTGAAGCTGGAGCAGGGCAGGTTGACGGTGCAGGCGGACGGCCCGATTTGGGCCCACCGTTTGCGTACCGAGGGCGGCAAGTTGCTGCAACGTCTGCAGGCGGAGATGGCGGAACCGGTGTCGGAACTCGCGGTCCGCGTGGTGCCCCCGGAAGTGGAATTGATACCGTCCCGGGCCAGTGTCATGAGGGAATTGTCAGTTCATTCGCGTCTGTTGATCGACGACGTCGCGGTCAATATCGGCGACGAGGACTTGCGCAGGGCGTTGCGGCGGCTCGCGCGAGCGACGGACTGA
- a CDS encoding CapA family protein — protein sequence MPGRVFRYRPAFFPNRRAVVRGLGLVFAGAFLAACATKPAPAPVAQQSPDVISIVAVGDIMLDGSARPELKKYGYDYPFDRTRKVLEGADIAFANLEGPLTDRGERVEDKKYTFRSPPAEVSGALKRAGFDVVSLANNHTMDYGAEGLSQTIGALQQVGIQHVGAGADLAAARTPAEFTVRGKRIAFLAYSLTFPESYWAGSMRPGTAFGHEQQIVADVRAARAKNDIVAVSFHWGQESSTQLREYQTRLGHAAIDAGASLVIGHHPHVLQAVEHYKGGVILYSLGNFAFGSYSHKARTSVIARVRFHGNRLSAVDLLPIDVYNPDVVFQPTSP from the coding sequence ATGCCGGGCCGAGTGTTTCGCTACCGTCCCGCTTTCTTCCCGAACCGTCGCGCCGTGGTTCGTGGTCTCGGCCTTGTGTTTGCGGGTGCGTTCCTGGCGGCGTGCGCGACGAAACCCGCGCCTGCACCCGTGGCCCAGCAATCCCCCGATGTGATTTCCATAGTCGCCGTGGGCGACATTATGCTCGACGGCAGTGCCCGTCCGGAATTGAAAAAATACGGCTATGACTATCCCTTCGATCGTACGCGCAAGGTACTCGAAGGCGCCGATATCGCCTTTGCGAATCTTGAGGGTCCGTTGACGGATCGGGGAGAGCGGGTCGAGGACAAGAAATACACCTTCCGGTCGCCGCCGGCCGAGGTTTCCGGTGCCCTCAAACGGGCAGGGTTCGACGTGGTTTCCCTGGCGAACAATCACACCATGGATTATGGCGCCGAAGGTTTGTCCCAGACCATCGGTGCTCTGCAACAGGTCGGAATTCAACATGTGGGAGCCGGAGCGGACCTGGCAGCGGCGCGCACGCCCGCTGAATTCACCGTACGAGGCAAGAGAATTGCCTTTCTCGCTTACTCCCTGACCTTCCCGGAGAGCTATTGGGCGGGCTCGATGCGCCCAGGTACGGCGTTCGGACACGAACAGCAGATCGTCGCGGACGTACGGGCGGCACGCGCGAAGAACGATATCGTGGCGGTATCCTTTCACTGGGGCCAGGAGTCAAGCACCCAACTGCGGGAATATCAGACACGGCTTGGGCACGCGGCCATTGATGCCGGGGCGAGCCTGGTAATCGGGCATCATCCGCATGTCCTGCAGGCTGTGGAACATTATAAGGGTGGCGTTATCCTCTACAGCCTTGGCAACTTCGCCTTCGGCTCCTATAGCCACAAGGCCAGGACATCGGTGATCGCGCGCGTCCGGTTTCACGGAAACAGGCTGTCGGCGGTCGATCTCTTACCGATCGATGTGTACAACCCGGACGTCGTGTTCCAGCCCACTAGCCCATGA
- a CDS encoding response regulator: MTSPLSRLRHSLKFRIAVIIFLLEAIMMVTVLSVTLRYSLSESRKQLGLSETVMMKLLGELSRSGLLTEEYDDLQPYIEQVVQDPHIDAVFLANDRGRVVVSSQHSYIGKALPPITNSPSLIWISHDLRNANGKVGTLVMRFSHESLLKTNQQLFNLGISIGLVGMCVIAVVGMLIGYLLTRRLDVLASTAQRFAAGEMEVRANLSGSDEVAILGRAFDKMAQRVHEYVDELRRAHDELEVRVQERTAQLADARDEAIKANRSKSAFLANMSHEIRTPLTAIIGFSESLLDANQSMAERVDAIGTITRSGKHLLKIINDILDLSKIEADKLEIERIPVNPFEILADVESIVALMAQEKGLAFRIEYDFPLPLQIQSDPLRLKQILINLCNNAIKFTHEGSVRIKVSCDRDAGALYFKVIDTGIGLSEEQASRLFEAFAQADTSTTRRYGGTGLGLHLSRELALKLGGDLTLDSTPEVGSCFTVRIATGDLSQASWTDKSFTPKFSPDVVHAPETLIAGRVLLAEDNIDNQRLISMYLKKAGADVIVANHGREAVEKARNGKFDMIITDIQMPVMNGLDATRAIRNNGYTGPVIALTAGAQRSDADACLEAGCTEFAAKPIDRQHLNELLQRFLRPKGKSDVEQSPIVSPLLVEEPDLADLVHRFVDQLPETVARIRAAYDANDNDGLRQQLHTLKGTSGNFGYYDLMKACQKMEFEIVAGNQPGIAPLLREIESLRDRIVLGLSRDVVNMSSRV; this comes from the coding sequence ATGACCTCGCCGTTGAGCAGACTGCGACACTCCCTCAAGTTCCGGATCGCAGTCATCATCTTCCTCCTTGAGGCCATCATGATGGTAACGGTGTTGAGCGTTACCCTCCGATACTCCCTGAGCGAATCCCGCAAACAGCTGGGCCTCAGCGAAACGGTCATGATGAAGCTGCTTGGGGAATTGAGTCGCAGCGGCCTGTTGACCGAGGAATACGACGACCTGCAACCCTATATCGAACAGGTGGTGCAGGATCCCCACATCGATGCTGTGTTCCTCGCGAACGACAGGGGTCGCGTTGTCGTCAGCAGTCAACATTCCTACATCGGCAAGGCACTGCCTCCAATCACCAACAGTCCCTCCCTGATCTGGATCTCCCACGATTTGAGAAATGCCAACGGCAAGGTGGGTACCCTGGTCATGCGCTTCTCCCACGAAAGCCTGCTCAAGACCAACCAGCAGTTGTTCAATCTCGGCATCAGTATCGGTCTCGTAGGCATGTGCGTGATTGCCGTGGTCGGTATGCTGATCGGCTATCTGCTGACCCGGAGGCTGGATGTGCTGGCAAGCACGGCACAGCGCTTTGCCGCTGGGGAAATGGAGGTGCGGGCCAATCTGTCCGGAAGTGATGAGGTAGCGATTCTCGGGCGCGCGTTCGACAAAATGGCGCAGCGCGTGCATGAATACGTGGACGAACTGCGCCGCGCCCACGATGAGCTGGAAGTCCGGGTGCAGGAGCGAACCGCCCAGCTGGCGGATGCCCGCGACGAAGCAATCAAGGCCAATCGAAGCAAGAGCGCCTTTCTGGCAAACATGAGCCATGAGATTCGCACACCCCTGACTGCGATAATCGGATTCTCCGAGTCGTTGCTTGACGCGAACCAATCCATGGCCGAGCGCGTGGATGCCATTGGGACGATCACGCGAAGCGGCAAACATCTGCTCAAGATCATCAACGATATTCTCGACCTTTCCAAGATCGAGGCCGACAAGCTTGAAATCGAACGTATCCCGGTCAATCCATTTGAAATTCTCGCAGACGTGGAGTCGATCGTTGCGTTGATGGCACAGGAAAAAGGTCTCGCGTTCCGTATCGAGTACGATTTTCCCCTGCCCTTGCAGATCCAGAGCGATCCCTTGCGGCTCAAGCAAATCCTTATCAACCTGTGCAACAACGCGATCAAGTTCACCCACGAAGGCAGTGTCCGAATCAAGGTTTCCTGTGATCGTGATGCCGGTGCCCTCTACTTCAAGGTCATCGACACCGGCATCGGGTTGAGCGAGGAACAGGCATCACGCCTGTTCGAGGCATTCGCGCAGGCCGATACCTCCACCACCCGCCGTTATGGCGGCACCGGACTCGGTCTGCACCTCTCGCGCGAATTGGCACTCAAGCTTGGGGGAGATCTGACCCTGGACAGCACGCCCGAAGTCGGCAGCTGCTTCACCGTGCGTATCGCCACCGGCGACCTGAGTCAGGCAAGCTGGACGGACAAGAGTTTCACACCCAAGTTCTCGCCCGATGTTGTCCACGCTCCCGAAACCCTGATCGCGGGCCGGGTACTCCTGGCGGAGGACAATATCGACAACCAACGCCTGATCTCCATGTACCTCAAAAAGGCGGGGGCAGACGTGATCGTGGCCAATCACGGCAGAGAAGCCGTGGAGAAGGCACGGAACGGCAAGTTCGACATGATCATCACGGACATCCAGATGCCGGTCATGAACGGCCTGGACGCCACACGCGCGATCCGCAACAACGGCTATACCGGCCCCGTCATCGCACTGACCGCGGGAGCCCAGCGTTCGGACGCGGACGCCTGCCTCGAGGCGGGGTGCACCGAATTCGCGGCGAAGCCCATAGACCGCCAACACCTGAACGAGCTGTTGCAACGCTTTTTGCGGCCGAAAGGCAAATCCGATGTCGAACAGAGTCCTATCGTTTCTCCCTTGTTGGTCGAGGAACCCGATCTCGCGGATCTCGTGCATCGTTTTGTCGACCAGCTCCCGGAGACGGTGGCCAGGATTCGCGCCGCCTATGACGCCAATGACAATGATGGCCTGCGCCAACAGCTGCATACGCTCAAGGGAACCAGCGGCAACTTTGGCTACTACGACCTCATGAAGGCCTGCCAGAAAATGGAATTCGAGATTGTTGCCGGAAATCAGCCGGGAATCGCCCCGCTGCTGCGTGAGATTGAGAGCCTACGGGATCGAATCGTACTCGGCCTGTCCAGGGATGTGGTCAACATGAGCAGCCGTGTCTAG
- a CDS encoding M23 family metallopeptidase, whose product MNIILIPEGNRPARPASFSRRHILVLLSLALAVPVLLGTIAFEGANLLSRGPVSGAAERLREQQLELQEQRASIERARLRTETHLNALAQRLGQLQAQILRLNALGERLTHVAGIDNQEFDFRTNASLRGPAPAISADGNRDMLATLDSLDRHVTQQSEQLAALETVLINRHTQRAQLPRGWPVQQGWLSSHYGVRADPFTGRRSVHRGVDIASPLGSTINALGDGVVSYAGKRPGYGLMVEVNHGQGLTTRYAHASEVLVAPGDRVQRGKAIATVGSTGRSTGPHLHVEVLKQGRHMDPEGYLQRDGPVTARPRTPTS is encoded by the coding sequence ATGAACATCATCCTGATCCCGGAGGGAAATCGGCCGGCGCGACCCGCCAGTTTTTCCCGCCGACACATCCTGGTCCTGCTTTCCCTTGCCTTGGCCGTGCCCGTGCTTCTTGGCACGATCGCGTTCGAGGGCGCCAATCTCCTGTCCCGTGGTCCCGTCTCCGGGGCCGCGGAGCGCCTGCGGGAGCAGCAACTCGAGCTGCAGGAACAACGCGCCTCCATCGAGCGCGCGCGGCTCCGGACGGAAACCCATCTCAACGCGCTGGCGCAGCGACTGGGCCAGCTGCAGGCACAGATTCTTCGCCTCAATGCCCTGGGCGAACGGCTTACACACGTGGCCGGAATCGACAATCAGGAATTCGATTTTCGCACCAACGCGTCCCTGCGTGGTCCTGCGCCGGCGATTTCCGCTGACGGCAATCGCGATATGCTTGCAACCCTGGACTCCCTGGATCGGCATGTCACCCAGCAAAGCGAGCAGTTGGCCGCTCTGGAGACCGTATTGATCAACCGCCACACCCAGCGTGCGCAACTTCCGCGGGGCTGGCCTGTCCAGCAAGGCTGGCTCTCATCTCACTACGGGGTGCGCGCTGATCCGTTTACGGGACGACGCTCCGTCCACCGCGGCGTGGACATTGCCAGCCCACTGGGTTCCACCATCAACGCCCTCGGTGACGGGGTGGTAAGCTATGCCGGCAAACGGCCGGGGTATGGGTTGATGGTGGAAGTGAATCACGGTCAGGGGCTCACCACCCGCTACGCCCATGCGAGCGAGGTTCTGGTTGCGCCGGGTGACCGTGTGCAACGAGGCAAGGCGATCGCCACCGTCGGGTCCACCGGTCGGTCCACCGGACCCCATCTGCATGTCGAGGTCCTCAAGCAAGGCAGGCACATGGATCCGGAAGGCTACTTGCAGCGGGACGGTCCGGTGACGGCTCGCCCCCGTACTCCGACGTCCTGA
- a CDS encoding YggS family pyridoxal phosphate-dependent enzyme has protein sequence MDLQSKLQRVRARIASAAQTAGRDPADIRLVAVSKTHSAGAIRQAYAAGQVDFAENRIQEAVPKIDSLRELAMTWHFIGHLQRNKARLVPGHFQWLHTLDNLDLARRLSRAAVAMQTKLNCLIQVNVIQDAAKSGIAAGSLSRLMEEVVAARLEGIRLRGLMTIGPRGGSETDLRTCFATLRSMQTDARSQFGMDEFDQLSMGMTADLEAAILEGATMVRIGSGIFGAR, from the coding sequence ATGGACCTCCAATCCAAACTGCAGCGGGTCCGGGCGCGCATTGCCTCGGCGGCGCAGACTGCGGGCCGCGACCCCGCCGACATACGACTGGTCGCCGTCTCCAAAACCCATTCCGCCGGAGCGATCCGGCAGGCTTATGCAGCCGGACAAGTGGATTTTGCTGAAAACCGAATTCAGGAGGCGGTTCCAAAAATCGATTCCCTGCGCGAACTCGCGATGACCTGGCATTTCATCGGCCACCTGCAGCGCAACAAGGCACGTCTGGTGCCAGGGCATTTCCAGTGGCTTCACACACTCGACAATCTTGACCTGGCCCGCCGGCTTTCCCGTGCCGCGGTTGCGATGCAAACGAAGCTGAACTGCCTTATCCAGGTCAACGTCATACAGGATGCAGCAAAGTCGGGCATCGCTGCGGGTTCGCTTTCCCGGTTGATGGAGGAAGTCGTGGCCGCCCGCCTCGAGGGCATCCGCCTTCGCGGCCTGATGACCATCGGCCCCCGTGGCGGGTCTGAAACCGATCTGCGAACCTGTTTTGCCACCCTGCGCTCCATGCAGACGGATGCACGAAGCCAATTCGGCATGGACGAATTTGATCAGCTGTCCATGGGCATGACCGCGGATCTGGAAGCAGCCATCCTCGAAGGCGCCACGATGGTCCGGATCGGGTCCGGCATCTTTGGCGCACGCTAG
- a CDS encoding DUF2784 family protein yields MPMQSLHEPDNTPIQPAHGLKRAALLAADRGLYVLHLTTTLLIVFGWIPAATRMINWYLIVATFVSWLGFGLIFGFGYCLFTDIQTRIRRRLGTGEPLESFVKDVADRVTGRNWNARHVETVTQVVFYVCAAASFYVNFASGWI; encoded by the coding sequence ATGCCGATGCAATCCTTGCACGAGCCTGACAATACGCCGATCCAGCCGGCGCATGGACTGAAGCGCGCCGCGTTGCTCGCCGCGGATCGGGGCCTGTACGTCCTGCACCTGACCACGACTCTGCTGATCGTGTTCGGCTGGATCCCTGCCGCAACCCGTATGATCAACTGGTATCTGATCGTGGCAACCTTTGTGTCCTGGCTGGGTTTTGGTCTGATCTTTGGATTCGGTTATTGCTTGTTTACCGATATTCAGACTCGAATTCGTCGGCGTTTGGGTACGGGTGAACCACTGGAATCCTTCGTGAAGGATGTCGCGGATCGCGTTACGGGACGCAACTGGAATGCGAGGCATGTGGAAACGGTCACCCAGGTGGTCTTCTATGTCTGTGCCGCCGCCTCGTTCTATGTGAATTTCGCCTCCGGCTGGATCTAG
- a CDS encoding phosphate/phosphite/phosphonate ABC transporter substrate-binding protein has product MFRKPSLFILMVALLATTASVHAGKDYVLGVFPYLPPRDLEKVFAPMAADLGKTVHRHIVLRSSTTYARFSKHLEKQEYDIAFIQPFDYIHMADRYGYLPLATRSEKLTAIVVARTDSPLRSVADLRGKRMALPPKMAAVSRLMRAFLKEHGLVPDQDIQLSYHRSHVACMRQILIREADVCGTAAPALRFFEHKMKVKLKTIAASRPIPHTLFAINPRVPKSDRDALRERIVGWAKTEEGRQLLARGRLSPFIPIRDSDYNVVRELSRE; this is encoded by the coding sequence ATGTTTCGAAAACCATCGTTGTTCATACTCATGGTTGCCCTGCTGGCGACCACTGCTTCCGTCCATGCCGGCAAGGACTACGTGCTTGGTGTGTTTCCCTACCTTCCGCCACGGGATCTGGAGAAGGTATTCGCTCCCATGGCCGCGGACCTGGGAAAGACTGTTCACCGCCACATCGTTCTGCGCTCCAGTACGACCTACGCGCGCTTCTCAAAGCACCTGGAGAAGCAGGAGTACGATATCGCCTTCATCCAGCCGTTCGATTACATCCATATGGCGGACCGCTATGGCTATCTGCCGCTGGCGACACGAAGCGAGAAACTGACCGCCATCGTTGTCGCACGTACGGACAGCCCGCTCCGGTCGGTGGCGGATCTGCGGGGCAAGCGGATGGCGCTGCCACCCAAGATGGCCGCGGTCAGCCGCCTGATGCGCGCTTTTCTCAAGGAGCATGGTCTGGTACCGGACCAGGATATTCAGCTTTCCTATCACCGGTCCCACGTGGCCTGCATGCGCCAGATTCTGATTCGTGAAGCCGATGTCTGCGGTACTGCAGCGCCCGCGTTGCGATTTTTCGAGCACAAGATGAAGGTGAAACTCAAGACCATCGCGGCATCGCGCCCGATCCCGCACACCCTGTTTGCCATCAATCCCCGGGTGCCCAAGTCCGACCGGGACGCCCTGCGCGAGAGAATCGTGGGCTGGGCCAAGACGGAAGAAGGTCGTCAGCTGCTGGCCCGGGGCCGTCTCAGTCCGTTTATTCCCATTCGCGATTCCGACTACAACGTGGTTCGCGAATTGTCGCGTGAATAG